Proteins from one Cryptomeria japonica chromosome 4, Sugi_1.0, whole genome shotgun sequence genomic window:
- the LOC131052996 gene encoding LOW QUALITY PROTEIN: xanthotoxin 5-hydroxylase CYP82C4 (The sequence of the model RefSeq protein was modified relative to this genomic sequence to represent the inferred CDS: inserted 1 base in 1 codon; substituted 1 base at 1 genomic stop codon), whose translation MALEATSIIVLAVALATLLLIANSLRSKIYNTAKAKLPQPPSWPIIGHLALLRRNKQPIHRFLSSLSERYGPIMHLQLGFRPVLVISSSDLAEECFTTNDKAFASRPVLSVGKYMGYDSKYXAWXPYGSYWRNIRRICRLQLFTAHRIESFRQVRTEEISALIRSLLESSDREMNPVNIKSRLSDLTFNIIVRMVASKRFSPDLCSEDFKEAQQFKEMMEETFLLAGSFDIGYYLPFLNWIDVHGIVFAMKNLHKKRDVFMKKFLQDHREKRGVHARDLIDVLISATDNHEIQSDNNDDVVKAIALSMINAGTETSAVTVEWALSALMNHPEILSKAHQELDTHVGRDRLMEESDIPKLKYLQAIVKETLRLYPAVPLLIPHKSTEACTVGGYLVPAGTQLLVNVWAIQRDAAVWERPTEFDPDRFLNRGKEIDVKGQDFELIPFGSGRRICPGMSLALIVVTCTLGRLLQSFEWSAPVGTVIDMAEGLGLSMPKLIPLEASIKPRLPLQLY comes from the exons ATGGCGTTGGAAGCTACTTCCATTATCGTTCTTGCTGTAGCACTTGCTACCCTTTTGCTAATTGCAAACTCTCTCAGAAGTAAAATTTATAACACGGCAAAGGCAAAGCTACCGCAGCCTCCATCATGGCCAATAATTGGGCATCTTGCTCTGCTAAGAAGGAACAAACAGCCCATTCACAGATTTCTATCCTCTCTTTCAGAGCGCTATGGGCCCATCATGCATCTCCAACTTGGCTTCCGCCCAGTTTTGGTTATCTCCTCTTCAGATCTCGCAGAAGAATGCTTCACAACAAATGACAAAGCCTTTGCTTCGCGCCCAGTTCTGTCTGTAGGAAAGTATATGGGGTATGATTCAAAATATTAAGCTT CTCCTTACGGCTCCTACTGGCGAAACATCAGAAGAATTTGCAGGCTCCAGCTCTTTACTGCACACAGAATCGAATCCTTCAGGCAGGTACGCACGGAGGAAATTTCCGCTCTCATCCGTTCGCTGTTGGAGAGTTCAGATCGAGAGATGAATCCAGTGAACATTAAATCGAGGCTCTCAGATCTCACATTTAATATCATTGTGCGAATGGTTGCCAGCAAGAGATTCTCGCCAGATCTCTGTTCGGAGGATTTCAAAGAAGCGCAGCAGTtcaaggagatgatggaagaaacttTCTTGCTAGCTGGATCATTTGATATTGGCTACTACTTGCCTTTTCTCAACTGGATAGATGTGCATGGAATAGTGTTTGCCATGAAGAATCTTCACAAGAAGAGAGACGTGTTTATGAAGAAATTTCTGCAGGATCACCGAGAGAAGAGAGGGGTACATGCTAGAGACTTGATAGATGTTCTCATCTCTGCAACAGACAACCATGAAATTCAGTCTGACAATAACGACGATGTGGTGAAAGCCATTGCCTTA AGCATGATAAATGCTGGTACTGAAACATCCGCTGTGACAGTCGAGTGGGCACTGTCAGCACTGATGAACCACCCTGAAATTTTGTCGAAAGCCCATCAAGAACTCGACACACATGTCGGACGGGACCGGTTAATGGAGGAATCAGATATCCCCAAGCTAAAATATTTGCAGGCAATTGTGAAAGAAACTCTCAGGCTTTATCCAGCAGTACCTCTTCTGATCCCTCATAAATCTACCGAGGCCTGCACTGTCGGAGGATATCTTGTTCCCGCAGGAACTCAACTGTTGGTGAATGTGTGGGCAATTCAACGGGACGCGGCCGTGTGGGAGCGCCCCACGGAATTCGATCCTGATCGTTTTCTCAACAGGGGCAAAGAGATTGATGTGAAAGGGCAGGACTTCGAATTGATTCCTTTTGGGTCAGGGAGAAGAATCTGTCCGGGCATGTCTTTGGCATTGATTGTCGTAACGTGCACATTGGGGCGGCTGCTTCAGAGTTTCGAATGGTCTGCTCCAGTGGGCACTGTAATTGACATGGCAGAGGGACTTGGTCTTTCAATGCCCAAATTAATTCCTTTGGAAGCCAGTATTAAACCTCGCCTTCCACTCCAACTCTACTGA